One window from the genome of Sardina pilchardus chromosome 12, fSarPil1.1, whole genome shotgun sequence encodes:
- the LOC134097694 gene encoding bone morphogenetic protein 2-like, which yields MVAVVRTLMVLLLHQVLVGGTSGLIPDTGRRKHAESGRQTPGQSESFLNDFELRLLNMFGLKRRPTPSKTAIVPQYMLDLYHLHSENGDHSTKRMKHVMARHAETAASRSNTIRSFHHEEALEALSSLKGRTTQQFFFNVSFIPSGESVHAAELRLFREQVLDSGRGSRGDVGVNVNGSASGRQHRINVYEVFHPAGSSGGDGDDGADHQEALVRLMDTRLVQDSHSRWESFDVGAAVTRWTSGAAPNHGLMVEVLHPEGGDAETHGDGVNNDNNNNKNRSGGSRRRHVRVSRSLHGGDEDSWAQARPLLVTYSHDGQGGGGANMRSRRDKRQAGAGAGGRRGGGGGGGSGGKQRKKHPRASCRRHPLYVDFSDVGWNEWIVAPPGYHAFFCHGECPFPLAEHLNSTNHAIVQTLVNSVNGHIPRACCVPSQLSPISLLYLDEYEKVILKNYQDMVVEGCGCR from the exons ATGGTCGCCGTGGTCCGAACTCTCATGGTACTGCTGCTCCATCAGGTGTTGGTTGGAGGTACGTCCGGACTCATTCCCGACACCGGCCGACGGAAACACGCCGAGTCAGGAAGACAGACGCCGGGCCAGTCGGAGAGCTTTTTGAACGATTTTGAGCTCAGACTTTTGAACATGTTCGGACTGAAACGGCGGCCAACGCCGAGCAAGACGGCCATCGTGCCACAATATATGCTAGATCTGTATCACCTGCACTCGGAAAACGGTGACCATAGCACGAAGCGGATGAAACACGTCATGGCCAGACACGCGGAGACAGCCGCCAGCAGATCCAACACTATACGAAGTTTCCACCATGAAG aGGCCCTAGAGGCCCTGTCCAGTCTGAAAGGCCGGACGACGCAGCAGTTCTTCTTCAACGTGAGCTTCATCCCGTCCGGCGAGAGCGTCCACGCCGCCGAGCTCCGCCTGTTCCGAGAGCAGGTACTGGACAGCGGCCGCGGTTCCCGTGGCGACGTCGGCGTCAACGTCAACGGCAGCGCGAGCGGCCGGCAGCACCGCATCAACGTCTACGAGGTGTTCCACCCGGCCGGGAGCAGCGGCGGCGACGGCGACGACGGAGCCGACCACCAGGAGGCGCTAGTGAGGCTCATGGACACCCGGCTGGTGCAGGACTCCCACAGCCGCTGGGAGAGCTTCGACGTGGGCGCCGCCGTGACCAGGTGGACCTCCGGCGCCGCACCCAACCACGGACTCATGGTGGAGGTCCTCCACCCAGAAGGGGGCGACGCCGAGACGCACGGAGACGGCGTAAACAacgataacaacaacaacaaaaacagaagcGGCGGCAGCAGAAGGAGACACGTGCGCGTGAGCCGCTCCCTGCACGGGGGGGACGAGGACTCCTGGGCTCAAGCACGCCCCCTGCTGGTCACCTACAGCCATGACGGGCAGGGTGGCGGCGGCGCCAACATGCGCTCGCGGCGGGACAAGCGGCAGGCGGGCGCAGGGGCGGGGGGGCGtcggggcggcggcggcggcggcggctccgGGGGCAAGCAGCGCAAGAAGCACCCGCGCGCCAGCTGCCGGCGCCACCCGCTCTACGTGGACTTCAGCGACGTGGGCTGGAACGAGTGGATCGTGGCGCCGCCCGGCTACCACGCCTTCTTCTGCCACGGCGAGTGCCCGTTCCCGCTCGCCGAGCACCTCAACTCCACCAACCACGCCATCGTGCAGACGCTGGTGAACTCGGTGAACGGGCACATCCCGCGCGCCTGCTGCGTGCCCTCGCAGCTCAGCCCCATCTCGCTGCTCTACCTGGACGAGTACGAGAAGGTCATCCTCAAGAACTACCAGGACATGGTGGTGGAGGGCTGCGGCTGTCGGTGA